In Erigeron canadensis isolate Cc75 chromosome 7, C_canadensis_v1, whole genome shotgun sequence, one DNA window encodes the following:
- the LOC122609152 gene encoding uncharacterized protein LOC122609152, with protein MDGTNQILPIAYGVCKGESSECWTWFLSKLKECIGERENLVIISDPHPSVALAVRELFPNSFHGLCCTHLEMNLKLKSKSVRALYRKICKVYTVNEFSTLMSYLSDAQLIAFAKLSEVGYGRWSRAHCPANHNNYCTSNSAESMNVLSMSARKMPITMLIEFFREHVQEKYYEHRISGVVGYFSVIGLIGYFDHNNTSYKYGAAECTLIPIYYDLRSNSPKKWGSGDNAPRSRVQGVAALVGSKGQSPCVTRLQRLNYISPTIVSIESLQGELREWAAAKVEDEVLKLATWKTYGIDDTHYEVDDRKRFIVDFEN; from the exons ATGGATGGGACCAATCAGATTCTTCCTATCGCTTATGGTGTTTGCAAAGGAGAGTCTAGTGAATGTTGGACATGGTTTTTGTCCAAGCTCAAAGAATGCATTGGTGAACGTGAAAATCTAGTAATAATTTCAGATCCACATCCATCAGTCGCATTGGCGGTAAGGGAGCTATTTCCAAATTCGTTTCATGGTTTATGTTGTACACATCTGGAGATGAATCTTAAACTAAAAAGCAAGAGTGTAAGGGCTTTGTATCGGAAGATATGCAAAGTGTATACCGTTAATGAATTTAGTACTTTGATGAGTTATCTCTCAGATGCTCAACTAATTGCATTTGCTAAGCTTAGCGAAGTCGGTTATGGAAGATGGTCTAGGGCACATTGTCCTGCAAATCACAACAATTATTGTACGTCAAATAGTGCGGAGTCAATGAACGTATTGTCAATGAGTGCACGTAAAATGCCAATTACCATGCTGATTGAGTTTTTCCGGGAACATGTACAAGAAAAGTACTACGAACACAGAATATCAGGAG ttgttggatattttagtgtaattgggttaattgGTTATTTTGATCATAACAATACATCATATAAATATGGTGCTGCGGAGTGCACGCTTATACCAATTTATTATGATCTTAGGAGCAATTCCCCAAAGAAATGGGGGTCCGGGGACAACGCCCCCAGGAGCAGGGTCCAAGGGGTGGCAGCCCTGgtggggtccaaggggcagagcccctg TGTTACACGCCTTCAGAGATTGAATTACATATCCCCAACAATTGTATCTATAGAGTCACTTCAAGGGGAGCTTAGAGAATGGGCAGCTGCCAAAGTTGAAGATGAGGTTTTAAAATTAGCCACATGGAAAACTTATGGCATTGATGACACCCATTATGAAGTTGATGATAGGAAAAGATTTATTGTTGATTTCGAGAATTGA